In Acidianus brierleyi, one genomic interval encodes:
- a CDS encoding RNA-guided endonuclease InsQ/TnpB family protein — translation MSDVGLRFRAYTNEQTLRALKAQLRLASEVYNTLRWTDIYFHERDGKGLTKTELRQLALDLRKQDEQYQHLYSQTLQQIADRFYDARQRFFDGLARFPKEKKAHKWYSLVYPQSGWKVLKVREIRTKSKKNKKKVITLQLSNLGIFNVIVHRDFPLEKVKRVVIKLTPSGRVYITFVVDQEYPQLPKTNKVVAVDVGVEKLLTTSDGEYVPNQRPYEKALNKMKKLHKALSRKKFLSHNWFKAKIKLARAHEHLKNLRKDMYMKLGKYFAEHYDVLVMEDIRVKQIVGKSLRRLRMRLHDVAIHELRSIMEYQLGKYGKKLTLVDPAFTSMTCARCGHVKKDLTLADRVFVCPKCGWVADRDYNASLNILRRSGSERPLVPVELRPLPLASLGFEAGSHVR, via the coding sequence ATGTCCGACGTAGGGTTACGCTTCAGAGCGTACACTAACGAACAAACATTGAGGGCGTTAAAAGCCCAGTTGAGGTTAGCGTCAGAAGTGTATAACACCCTACGTTGGACAGACATCTATTTTCATGAGAGAGATGGAAAAGGACTCACTAAGACGGAGTTGAGGCAACTAGCCCTTGACCTGAGAAAACAGGATGAACAATATCAACATCTATATTCCCAAACACTGCAGCAGATTGCAGACAGATTCTACGACGCTAGACAGAGGTTCTTCGATGGGTTAGCACGTTTCCCAAAGGAAAAGAAAGCACACAAGTGGTACTCACTAGTATACCCTCAATCAGGTTGGAAAGTCCTGAAGGTGAGAGAAATAAGGACGAAGAGCAAGAAGAACAAGAAGAAGGTAATAACGCTTCAGCTGTCAAACCTAGGGATCTTCAACGTTATTGTCCATAGGGACTTCCCGCTGGAAAAAGTAAAGAGGGTAGTAATCAAGTTAACACCATCAGGCAGAGTTTACATTACTTTCGTTGTGGATCAAGAGTATCCTCAACTCCCCAAGACAAACAAAGTTGTTGCTGTGGATGTAGGCGTAGAGAAACTTCTCACTACCTCTGACGGGGAATATGTCCCCAACCAGAGACCTTATGAGAAGGCACTCAACAAGATGAAGAAGCTTCATAAAGCTCTCTCACGGAAGAAGTTCTTGTCACACAACTGGTTTAAGGCAAAGATTAAGCTTGCAAGGGCTCACGAACACTTGAAGAACCTTAGGAAGGACATGTACATGAAACTTGGTAAGTATTTTGCTGAGCATTATGATGTTCTCGTAATGGAGGACATTCGCGTTAAGCAAATTGTTGGTAAGTCTCTCAGAAGGCTGAGGATGAGGTTACACGATGTTGCTATTCATGAGCTTAGGAGTATCATGGAGTATCAACTTGGGAAGTACGGTAAGAAACTCACTCTAGTGGATCCTGCTTTTACTTCAATGACTTGTGCTAGGTGCGGACATGTTAAGAAAGATTTGACGTTGGCTGATCGTGTGTTTGTCTGTCCCAAGTGCGGTTGGGTCGCTGATCGTGATTATAATGCTTCCCTCAACATCCTAAGAAGATCGGGGTCGGAACGACCCTTAGTGCCTGTGGAGCTGAGACCTCTACCTTTGGCAAGCCTCGGCTTTGAAGCAGGAAGCCACGTCCGTTAG
- a CDS encoding molybdopterin-dependent oxidoreductase, whose product MEIVKSICPFCGVGCGVELYVDSSIVRLSPSKEHVLSKGHLCGKGTLSFEPVYSWDRVTYPLKKIKGEHIRISWEEAINDIVNKIKEIIQYGKDSIAFYGGCQNTLEENYLMQKLARAIGTNNVDSCARVCHEPSAMALKEMVGIGASSISAEMIPKMKVVVITGESVTGSHPVLSQYLTEAKIKGTKIVVIDPRINGTSKFADVHLRPKPGTDIALFNAVGNYLIENSLIDEKFIKERTVGFNEYAKGVSKYTLDYAEKITGILKEDIENFAKLISQKGVIFAWGLGLTQSSGVDGVRSYIDLALLTGNIGKYGGLLVFRGQTNVQGAGDIVKPNVFPNGAMNEENAQKLLKIWKFKPPTNPGLSVTNALLRDSELPRPNGRGFLLQSRGLPKVEVSAPQALRVVPTPIFLGC is encoded by the coding sequence TAGACTATCTCCATCTAAAGAACATGTATTAAGTAAAGGACATTTATGTGGAAAAGGAACATTATCCTTTGAGCCTGTTTACTCTTGGGATAGAGTAACTTATCCTCTAAAGAAAATTAAAGGAGAACACATAAGAATATCGTGGGAAGAGGCAATAAATGATATTGTTAATAAAATTAAGGAAATTATTCAATACGGTAAAGATTCAATAGCTTTTTACGGTGGATGTCAAAATACTCTAGAAGAAAATTATTTAATGCAAAAGTTAGCAAGAGCTATAGGAACAAATAACGTAGATTCTTGTGCTAGAGTATGTCACGAGCCTTCAGCTATGGCATTAAAGGAAATGGTTGGAATAGGAGCTTCTTCAATTTCTGCAGAAATGATTCCTAAAATGAAAGTAGTAGTGATAACTGGAGAATCCGTCACTGGAAGTCACCCAGTGTTATCCCAATATTTGACAGAAGCAAAAATTAAAGGAACTAAAATCGTCGTGATAGATCCTAGAATAAACGGCACTTCAAAGTTTGCGGATGTTCATTTAAGACCAAAGCCTGGAACTGACATAGCATTATTTAATGCAGTAGGAAATTATTTAATTGAAAATTCTTTAATTGACGAGAAATTCATTAAAGAAAGAACAGTTGGATTTAATGAGTATGCTAAAGGAGTATCAAAATATACTTTGGATTATGCTGAAAAGATTACTGGAATATTAAAAGAAGATATAGAAAATTTTGCTAAATTAATTTCTCAAAAAGGAGTTATATTCGCTTGGGGATTAGGTTTAACTCAATCTTCAGGAGTTGACGGCGTTAGATCTTACATAGATTTAGCATTACTTACAGGAAATATAGGAAAATATGGTGGACTTCTAGTATTTAGAGGACAGACTAACGTTCAAGGAGCAGGAGATATTGTAAAGCCAAACGTCTTTCCAAACGGAGCAATGAACGAAGAAAATGCACAAAAACTCCTTAAAATATGGAAATTTAAGCCTCCAACTAACCCTGGATTATCAGTTACAAACGCTTTATTGCGAGACAGTGAACTACCGCGCCCTAACGGACGTGGCTTCCTGCTTCAAAGCCGAGGCTTGCCAAAGGTAGAGGTCTCAGCTCCACAGGCACTAAGGGTCGTTCCGACCCCGATCTTCTTAGGATGTTGA